Proteins from a single region of Hyphomicrobiales bacterium:
- a CDS encoding C4-dicarboxylate ABC transporter has product MKRLFLAATAALAFSVAPAAANCDDGEIVIKFSHVTAAQGHPKGEAAALLAERVNERMNGKACMEVYPNSQLFNDDKVLEAMLLGDVQMAAPSLSKFEKYTKKFRIFDLPFLFDNIDAVNNFQGSDAGQMLLKSMEKKGLLGLGYWHNGLKQISANKPLLMPEDAAGLKFRIQTSDVLQAQFEALGANPQKLAFSEVYGALQTGVVDGQENTWSNIYTKKFFEVQDGITESDHGILDYLVVTSAEWWAGLPDDVRTELKVVFDEVSAERNGLSRKINLENRQKIIDAGGVVRELTAEQRAAWKKAMEPVWKKFEADIGTDLLNAAIASN; this is encoded by the coding sequence ATGAAACGTCTTTTCCTCGCCGCGACCGCGGCGTTGGCCTTCTCCGTTGCGCCGGCCGCGGCCAATTGCGACGACGGCGAGATCGTCATCAAGTTCAGCCACGTCACCGCCGCGCAGGGCCACCCGAAGGGTGAAGCCGCCGCGCTGCTCGCCGAACGCGTCAACGAGCGCATGAACGGCAAGGCCTGCATGGAGGTCTATCCGAACTCGCAGCTGTTCAACGACGACAAGGTGCTCGAGGCGATGCTGCTCGGCGACGTGCAGATGGCCGCGCCGTCGCTGTCCAAGTTCGAGAAATACACCAAGAAGTTCCGCATCTTCGATCTGCCGTTCCTGTTCGACAACATCGATGCGGTGAACAACTTCCAGGGCTCCGACGCCGGCCAGATGCTGCTGAAGTCGATGGAGAAGAAGGGCCTTCTCGGCCTTGGCTACTGGCATAACGGCCTGAAGCAGATCTCGGCCAACAAGCCGCTCTTGATGCCGGAAGACGCTGCGGGCCTGAAGTTCCGCATCCAGACCTCCGACGTGCTGCAGGCGCAGTTCGAGGCGCTCGGCGCCAACCCGCAGAAGCTCGCCTTCTCGGAAGTCTACGGCGCGCTGCAGACCGGCGTCGTCGACGGCCAGGAAAACACCTGGTCGAACATCTACACCAAGAAGTTCTTCGAGGTTCAGGACGGCATCACCGAGTCCGATCACGGCATCCTCGACTATCTGGTCGTGACCTCCGCCGAATGGTGGGCCGGCCTGCCGGATGACGTGCGCACCGAGCTGAAGGTGGTTTTCGACGAAGTTTCCGCCGAGCGGAACGGCCTGTCGCGCAAGATCAATCTGGAAAACCGCCAGAAGATCATCGACGCCGGCGGTGTCGTGCGTGAGCTGACCGCCGAGCAGCGCGCTGCCTGGAAGAAGGCCATGGAGCCGGTCTGGAAGAAGTTCGAAGCCGACATCGGCACCGATCTTCTCAACGCGGCTATCGCCAGCAACTGA
- a CDS encoding ABC transporter substrate-binding protein: MDRRSFLKKAGLAGGAVAGSALAAPALAQGKMELKMVTTWPKNFPGLGTGAQRLADRITTMTDGRITVKLFAAGELVPPFESFDAVSTGTADMYHGAEYYWQGKHKGFNFFAAVPLGLTAAEMDAWVHNMGGQELWDELAAGFNIKPFIAGNTGVQMGGWFNKEINTLEDLKGLKMRMPGLGGEVLRQLGATAVSLPGGEIFPSLQSGAIDATEWVGPWNDLAFGFYKVTKYYYYPGFHEPGTVLSSGMNKGVWDKLSASDQEIIKSAMKADAASMYAEFNANNGTALDTLINKHGVQLKKFPDEVFDAIGKVSNEVVAAAADDDMGKRIYESFAKARTDLGNWGGIAEQAYLNARSRVLGS, encoded by the coding sequence ATGGATCGCCGTTCGTTCCTGAAGAAAGCCGGTCTTGCCGGTGGTGCTGTTGCTGGTTCGGCTCTTGCCGCTCCGGCTCTCGCCCAAGGCAAGATGGAGCTGAAGATGGTCACCACGTGGCCGAAGAACTTCCCGGGCCTTGGCACCGGTGCGCAGCGTCTCGCCGACCGCATCACGACCATGACCGATGGCCGCATCACCGTGAAGCTGTTCGCCGCTGGCGAACTGGTGCCGCCGTTCGAGTCGTTCGACGCCGTTTCGACCGGTACCGCCGACATGTATCACGGCGCCGAGTACTACTGGCAGGGCAAGCACAAGGGCTTCAACTTCTTCGCCGCCGTGCCGCTCGGCCTGACGGCCGCGGAAATGGACGCCTGGGTGCACAATATGGGCGGCCAGGAGCTGTGGGACGAACTCGCAGCCGGCTTCAACATCAAGCCGTTCATCGCGGGTAACACGGGCGTCCAGATGGGCGGCTGGTTCAACAAGGAAATCAACACGCTTGAAGACCTCAAGGGTCTGAAGATGCGCATGCCGGGCCTCGGCGGCGAAGTCCTGCGCCAGCTCGGCGCGACCGCCGTTTCGCTGCCGGGCGGCGAAATCTTCCCGTCGCTGCAGTCGGGCGCCATCGACGCGACCGAGTGGGTTGGCCCGTGGAACGACCTGGCCTTCGGCTTCTACAAGGTCACCAAGTACTACTACTATCCGGGCTTCCATGAGCCGGGCACGGTTCTGTCCTCGGGCATGAACAAGGGCGTCTGGGACAAGCTGTCTGCTTCGGACCAGGAAATCATCAAGTCTGCGATGAAGGCCGATGCCGCTTCCATGTATGCGGAATTCAACGCAAACAACGGTACCGCGCTCGACACGCTGATCAACAAGCACGGCGTCCAGCTCAAGAAGTTCCCGGACGAAGTCTTCGACGCGATCGGCAAGGTCAGCAACGAAGTGGTCGCCGCCGCTGCCGACGACGACATGGGCAAGCGCATCTACGAGAGCTTCGCCAAGGCGCGTACGGATCTGGGCAACTGGGGCGGCATCGCCGAGCAGGCCTATCTGAACGCCCGCTCGCGGGTGCTCGGCTCGTAA
- a CDS encoding gamma-glutamyl-gamma-aminobutyrate hydrolase codes for MTAPVILVTGDVRNFENYFWHAATSIYMNAVVSGAGGIPLILPALGSRIDINTVLDRVDGVLATGSRTNVHPQTYGVMPAEKYEPYDPDRDATTLPLIETTIARGIPLLAVCRGFQELNVVLGGTLATEIQEQPGRMDHRAPASDSQDERFRLVHDLIPTEGGRLASIVGDGPIRINSIHRQGIDRLADGLTVEGVAPDGVIEAVSVTDAPAWTLGVQWHPEYWVDSDPPSKQIFNAFGDAVRARLSA; via the coding sequence ATGACCGCACCCGTCATTCTCGTCACCGGCGACGTCAGGAACTTCGAAAACTATTTCTGGCACGCCGCGACCTCGATCTACATGAACGCCGTCGTCTCGGGCGCCGGCGGCATTCCGCTCATCCTGCCCGCCCTTGGCTCGCGCATCGACATCAACACCGTGCTCGACCGGGTCGATGGCGTGCTCGCAACCGGCTCGCGCACCAACGTCCACCCGCAGACCTACGGCGTCATGCCGGCGGAAAAATACGAGCCCTACGACCCCGATCGCGACGCGACCACGCTGCCGCTGATCGAAACGACGATCGCGCGCGGCATTCCCCTCCTTGCGGTTTGCCGGGGTTTTCAGGAACTCAACGTGGTCCTCGGCGGCACGCTTGCGACCGAAATCCAGGAACAGCCGGGCCGCATGGACCACCGCGCACCGGCATCGGACAGTCAGGACGAACGCTTCCGCCTGGTGCACGATCTGATCCCGACCGAAGGCGGACGTCTCGCCTCGATCGTCGGCGACGGACCGATCCGCATCAACTCGATCCACCGCCAGGGCATCGACCGCCTCGCCGACGGGCTGACCGTCGAAGGCGTGGCGCCCGATGGCGTCATCGAGGCGGTGTCGGTTACCGACGCACCGGCGTGGACGCTCGGCGTGCAATGGCATCCGGAATACTGGGTCGACAGCGATCCGCCCTCGAAGCAGATCTTCAACGCCTTCGGCGACGCCGTCCGCGCCCGCCTGAGCGCCTGA
- a CDS encoding C4-dicarboxylate ABC transporter permease, with the protein MVAIILFALVIGFLLIGVPIAISLGLSSLIIMMTFSTDSLASIAGKLFESMEHYTLLAIPYFILSSAFMSTGGVARRIIRFAIACVGHMRGGLAIAGVFACMLFAALSGSSPATVVAIGSIVIAGMRQVGYTRDFAAGVICNAGTLGILIPPSIVMVVYAAATDVSVGRMFLAGVIPGLIAGLMLMIGIYVAARVKHLPAEPWKGWEEIIAAGADAFWGLMLIVIILGGIYGGIFTPTEAAAVAAVYAFLIANFVYRDMGPLKGVPMRKDGEAVGTAIARNLFVVVRAFIPAFYHPETKKTLLEAGRLTFMLMFIIANALILKHVLTSEQVPQTIAAAMLDYGFSWWTFLIAVNVILLIGGQFMEPSGLIVIVAPLVFPIAMQLGIDPIHLGIIMVVNMEIGMITPPVGLNLFVTSGVAGMPVMAVVKAALPWLAILAIFLVIVTYVPWISTFLPVSLMGPEVVTLH; encoded by the coding sequence ATGGTTGCCATTATCCTCTTTGCCCTCGTCATCGGCTTTCTGCTGATCGGCGTTCCCATCGCGATCTCGCTCGGCCTGTCGAGCCTGATCATCATGATGACGTTCTCCACCGACTCGCTGGCTTCCATCGCCGGCAAGCTGTTCGAGTCGATGGAGCACTACACGCTGCTCGCCATTCCCTACTTCATCCTGTCGTCGGCCTTCATGTCGACGGGCGGTGTGGCGCGGCGCATCATCCGCTTCGCGATTGCCTGCGTCGGCCATATGCGCGGCGGTCTGGCGATTGCCGGCGTGTTCGCCTGCATGCTGTTCGCCGCCCTGTCCGGCTCGTCGCCGGCGACCGTGGTGGCGATCGGCTCGATCGTCATCGCCGGCATGCGCCAGGTCGGCTATACGCGCGACTTCGCCGCCGGCGTGATCTGCAACGCCGGCACGCTCGGCATCCTCATTCCGCCGTCCATCGTCATGGTCGTCTATGCGGCGGCCACCGACGTGTCGGTCGGGCGCATGTTCCTCGCCGGTGTCATCCCCGGCCTGATCGCCGGTCTGATGCTGATGATCGGCATCTATGTCGCCGCGCGGGTCAAGCATCTGCCGGCGGAACCGTGGAAGGGCTGGGAAGAGATCATCGCCGCCGGCGCGGATGCGTTCTGGGGCCTGATGCTGATCGTCATCATTCTCGGCGGCATCTATGGCGGCATCTTCACGCCGACCGAAGCGGCCGCCGTCGCCGCGGTCTACGCGTTCCTTATCGCCAATTTCGTCTATCGTGACATGGGTCCGCTGAAAGGCGTACCGATGCGCAAGGACGGCGAGGCGGTCGGTACCGCGATTGCGCGCAATCTGTTCGTGGTGGTGCGGGCCTTCATTCCGGCGTTCTATCACCCCGAAACCAAGAAGACCCTGCTCGAAGCCGGCCGGCTCACCTTCATGCTGATGTTCATCATCGCCAACGCGCTGATCCTCAAGCATGTGCTGACCAGCGAACAGGTGCCGCAGACGATTGCCGCGGCGATGCTCGACTACGGCTTCTCGTGGTGGACCTTCCTGATCGCGGTCAACGTGATCCTGCTGATCGGCGGGCAGTTCATGGAACCCTCGGGCCTCATCGTCATCGTCGCTCCGCTGGTGTTCCCGATCGCCATGCAGCTCGGTATCGATCCGATTCATCTCGGCATCATCATGGTGGTGAACATGGAGATTGGCATGATCACACCGCCGGTGGGTCTGAACCTGTTCGTAACATCAGGCGTCGCGGGCATGCCGGTGATGGCGGTCGTCAAGGCGGCGCTGCCGTGGCTGGCGATCCTGGCGATCTTCCTGGTCATCGTCACCTACGTGCCGTGGATCTCGACCTTCCTGCCGGTATCGCTGATGGGGCCGGAAGTGGTGACGCTGCACTAG
- a CDS encoding Fis family transcriptional regulator, whose product MAHSTVLLIDDEEALRDALAQGLELAGHRVHALPGPEGALDHIGRDFNGVLVTDIRMPKVDGLQLMKTVLDIDAALPVILITGHGDVPLAVEAMRAGAYDFMEKPFPVSRLAETVARALEKRRLVLENRALREALEGGVGLELRIVGQTPVVQRLRGEVEALAEADVDVLIFGETGAGKEVVARALHEESPRRKGPFVAINCGALPVDIIESELFGHEAGAFTGAVKQRIGKLEHANGGTVFLDEIESMPLDLQVKLLRVIEQRSIERLGSNKPIPLDIRFLAATKVDLEAASAEGKFRQDLYYRLNVVTLTVPPLRARKEDLPILFNHLAREARSRYRREIPDLTPELMSALMHHDWPGNVRELRNAADRFVLGLDPGFGASGSGEAAVVDTGTGTLSERVAAFERALLAAEIRRQGGSLKATYESLGLSRKALYEKMKRYELDKADFLGDEE is encoded by the coding sequence ATGGCTCACAGCACTGTCTTGCTGATCGACGACGAAGAAGCGCTGCGCGATGCGCTGGCGCAGGGGCTGGAGCTTGCCGGCCATCGGGTGCATGCCCTGCCGGGGCCTGAGGGGGCGCTCGACCATATCGGTCGCGACTTCAACGGCGTGCTCGTCACCGATATCCGCATGCCGAAGGTCGACGGGTTGCAGCTGATGAAGACCGTGCTCGATATCGACGCGGCGCTGCCGGTGATCCTGATCACCGGCCATGGCGACGTGCCGCTGGCGGTCGAGGCGATGCGGGCTGGCGCCTACGACTTCATGGAAAAGCCGTTCCCGGTCAGCCGGCTTGCTGAAACAGTGGCGCGCGCGCTCGAAAAGCGCCGGCTGGTGCTTGAAAACCGGGCGCTGCGGGAAGCACTCGAAGGCGGCGTCGGGCTCGAACTGCGCATCGTTGGCCAGACGCCGGTCGTGCAGCGGCTGCGCGGTGAGGTCGAAGCACTCGCCGAGGCCGATGTGGACGTGCTGATCTTCGGCGAGACGGGCGCCGGCAAGGAAGTGGTCGCCCGCGCGCTGCATGAGGAAAGCCCGCGCCGCAAGGGACCGTTCGTTGCCATCAATTGCGGTGCGTTGCCGGTCGATATCATCGAGTCGGAACTGTTCGGGCATGAAGCTGGCGCTTTCACCGGGGCGGTCAAGCAGCGCATCGGCAAGCTCGAGCATGCCAATGGCGGCACGGTATTCCTCGATGAAATTGAGTCGATGCCGCTCGACCTGCAGGTGAAGCTGCTGCGCGTCATCGAGCAGCGCTCGATCGAGCGGCTCGGCTCCAACAAGCCGATCCCGCTCGACATCCGCTTCCTTGCCGCGACCAAGGTCGATCTCGAAGCGGCGAGCGCGGAAGGCAAGTTCCGCCAGGACCTTTACTACCGGCTCAACGTGGTGACGCTGACCGTGCCGCCCTTGCGGGCGCGCAAGGAAGATCTGCCAATCCTGTTCAATCACCTGGCCCGCGAGGCGCGGTCGCGCTATCGCCGCGAGATCCCCGACCTGACACCGGAACTGATGAGCGCGCTGATGCATCACGACTGGCCGGGCAATGTGCGCGAACTGCGCAACGCCGCCGACCGGTTCGTGCTCGGGCTCGATCCGGGTTTCGGTGCGTCAGGCAGCGGCGAGGCGGCCGTGGTCGATACCGGTACCGGGACCCTGTCGGAACGGGTGGCGGCTTTCGAACGAGCCCTGCTCGCAGCCGAGATCCGGCGTCAGGGCGGCAGCCTTAAGGCGACCTATGAAAGCCTCGGTCTGTCGCGCAAGGCGCTCTACGAGAAGATGAAGCGTTACGAGCTCGACAAGGCCGATTTCCTCGGCGACGAGGAATAG
- a CDS encoding TRAP transporter permease DctQ, producing the protein MFARIINDIEETVIAVLLGLMTLTTFSNVVARYVFNSNLLWALELTTFIFAWLVIFGASYGVKIVSHLGVDALVNTFSPSTRRILGLLAVAACIAYAAIMLKAGWDYWSKFAYKASFLETQDLPFPIWLQSLFGLVENGEATYERLPRYVPYFILPFGMLLLLLRFLQAAFNILIGKQTMVIASHEAEDMVAEAAQANKGEK; encoded by the coding sequence ATGTTCGCACGCATAATCAACGATATCGAGGAGACCGTGATCGCGGTTCTGCTCGGCCTGATGACATTGACGACATTTTCCAATGTCGTCGCGCGCTATGTTTTCAACTCCAACCTCCTGTGGGCTCTGGAGCTGACCACCTTCATCTTCGCCTGGCTGGTGATTTTCGGTGCCTCCTACGGCGTGAAGATCGTCTCGCATCTCGGCGTCGACGCGCTGGTCAACACCTTCTCGCCGTCGACGCGGCGCATCCTCGGCCTGCTGGCGGTCGCCGCCTGCATCGCCTATGCGGCGATCATGCTGAAGGCCGGCTGGGACTACTGGTCGAAGTTCGCCTACAAGGCGTCGTTTCTCGAAACGCAGGATCTGCCGTTCCCGATCTGGCTGCAAAGCCTGTTCGGTCTGGTCGAGAATGGCGAAGCGACCTACGAGCGGCTGCCACGCTACGTACCGTATTTCATCCTGCCGTTCGGCATGCTGCTGTTGCTGCTCCGCTTTCTGCAGGCCGCCTTCAACATTCTCATCGGCAAGCAGACGATGGTGATCGCCAGCCATGAGGCCGAGGACATGGTCGCCGAGGCTGCACAAGCGAACAAAGGGGAGAAGTAG